The stretch of DNA GGCGCGTGAGATGAACGAAGCCGAATGCCCGGGATTGCGCCGTGTCGCAGGCGGAAAATAATATGATTTTACCGGAGGCAAGCGAATATGGAAGGGTTATCAAATTTTGTTAGGAGCATGAGCGACAGCTATGGCCATTTTTTCTCATGGCATGATGTAATGGCTACGCTGTCAAACCCCGTTAGCTGGGGCATCATCGCAAGTCTGGTCCTGCTTGAAGGTCTGCTCTCGGCGGACAACGCGCTCGTGCTTGCCGTAATGGTCAAGCATTTGCCCAAGGAGCAGCAGAAGAAGGCACTCTTTTACGGAATTCTGGGAGCATATCTGTTCCGATTCTTGGCCATCGGCCTTGGCACCTATCTGATCAAGTTCACATTGGTCAAGGTGCTTGGCGCCCTCTATCTCTTCTACATCGCCTATAAAGGAATCTTCAAGGGCGGCGGGAACGGAACGGTAGAGAACAAGGGAGCTTCCTTCTGGAGAACGGTGCTGCTCGTCGAGCTGATGGACGTCGCCTTCAGTATCGATAGTGTCATCGCCGCCTTCGGCCTAAG from Paenibacillus sophorae encodes:
- a CDS encoding TerC family protein; translation: MEGLSNFVRSMSDSYGHFFSWHDVMATLSNPVSWGIIASLVLLEGLLSADNALVLAVMVKHLPKEQQKKALFYGILGAYLFRFLAIGLGTYLIKFTLVKVLGALYLFYIAYKGIFKGGGNGTVENKGASFWRTVLLVELMDVAFSIDSVIAAFGLSSEVWVLFMGGILGVLMMRGVAQIFLKLIEKFPELEQMAFLLIAIIAGKMMAGAFGYEMPHVIFFAVIISVFVGTILYSAGRKHNSEAKNEVHH